Part of the Benincasa hispida cultivar B227 chromosome 12, ASM972705v1, whole genome shotgun sequence genome is shown below.
ttaaagaCAACTTTTACTTGTAACTTCCATGCATTCCCATTAAGTTTTTATGCCATGTTTAACATTAGAATGAGCTATTTATTGACTCCCTTAAGCATGATAAGTATGATGTTTTATGATGTTAACATGTATGTTTGATATGTAAAACCTACTCCTGAGCATTGATCCCGAATGTATGGTAAGATACCCTAACTATATGACAATCTTTGctaccgaaggtatggtaaggtaagcAGGATCCTACTCAGTTCTACGTGCACATTAGATTTATGTTATTAACGTTGATGAGATTaagcaaaagggctctctctcaactaaagtTATTAGGGATCGAACAAAATGGCTCTCCCGCATGTTCAGGCAAAGAAGTAGAGGaattttatagaaaatgttGATGAGATTTAGTCCAGAGTTTTTCATGctatgattttatatttttaaatttttatttctgaATCCTagaatggaaatggaaatgttttgttctaaacatgtttatATCGTGAGTTACAAAagtatgatttatttaaaagaagtcactcactaggcatTTTGAGCTAATCCATTATAATGTTTTCCTCCCCAAATAGTGGTCGACGTCCCAAAACCTAGCAATTCTGCCAGTCCGTGACTTTTCAAGAATATCAGGAACTTGAAGCTTAGGTGGCTCATCACGTCTTTGTTAAACTTGAGTCTTATGTTCATATTGTGGGAAGTCAGGATAGAGTTTTTATGGTTGTTGTAAATAGACTTACTAGACCCCTTAACTATGGTATATGTGAATAAGTATTTTGTTGTATGAGAACCTGTATGTTTAAGTTGTGTTGACAATGTGGTAATGGTTTGTTATAAGATATAAATTGTTTATCAAGTACCAAGGGCTTTGGTTCATGGAAGTATGTTGGTAGTAATTGTCATAAAAGGGTTGACAATTGTTGCCTTCACACTTCTTCTCAGATTATGAGGGTAATTCGGGATGGGGTGTGACAATGACTATGTATATGATCTTTGACTTATTaagtaaatttttaaaattcacatatttattagacataaagtTGGATTTTGAAGCCAAAATAAACATAACTCAACTGACAATGTGCTTGTGCTATCAACCTTGAAATCAGATATTCAATTCCCCATCCCACAtattctcataaaaaaaaaaaggattttgtGCCtaatgagataattaattttcaatattgtgtaaaaaaaaaacctttcaaTATTGTGTCTTACACGCATGATTTTCTAAAGAGTCAAATACATAAACAacttattaaacacaaaatttaaattttgaagatttATTAAACTTCAATACTTTAATAAATCTAAACTATGTCTCGATGAGTTCAGACCTATATCGCATTGtaaagttaaaaattaaaattaaaagaaaaagcatTTACGTAACGTTAACTCAAACTTCTAGGGCTAAATTCGTAATTTGAGTTGAAGaagggaaaaaaggaaaaaaaattaaacaaagaaagaaacaaaacaaaaagaaacgcCCAAATTGATCGGTTCATGTGTCTCCCTGGTGAAACGTCGGTTGCAATTTAAAATCAATGGCTTCCGATTCCGAATAACCTGCATTCGCCGACGAAGGCCTTCTTCAAGCGTCGGTTCGGCCGATGCATTGCCGTCTATAAGGTAATTCCATGGATCTATTGCCTTCTCTCCATcggatttttctttttgcagaGTCATTTCGTGGTAGGCGTCTCGTTTGTACTGTTCTTTTGCTTCGATCCGAAATGCCGTTTGATTATAGTTTCCATTTTGAGTTAGATCCGCAGTGGTTTCTGAAATGTTAGTTGTTTTTGTTGTGAAGATTCTTTTCGTGTTCgaacatttatttaattgatcTCCAGCTTTTTCCTGGACTTCCTTCTTATATTAGTTTCGGTAGATCTTCTTTTCTTGGTGTTCGGTAATGGCTGTTCTTGATTCTGTAGCGTGAAGTTCCTCGAAATGATCTCGGAAAAACAAGCAGTTCTTTTAGATCTGAATAAATAGCTACAttgttgttgaatgagaaatccAGTTTCAATGGCGTACTAGTTTGGTTAATGTGTCGATTTTCTGCTATCGTAGGTTAAATTATCAATAGTCTGGTAGTTCTTCGGCAGCGCCTTATCTTTTTTAGGGAAGttgctattttagaaaattgaTAGAATACGATCGAAAGCCGGATATTCCCGGCTggaaaatgagaaatttttttgtaattCCCTCCgcgattttttttaaacacaATTATGGTTTCTAACTTTCTgtaatatatatactttttaatcAGCGAGTGTCCGGGCCACGACTAATCTCACAACACAGCCGACTTCCTATAACATTTGGATAACTAACAACCGACTAACATTCTGTAATCTtataaagtttttttctttttctttttttttctagataaaaattattttctatttcaAATACAAATATGTAGGCATATAGCATATGTCTCTGTCTTTCAAATTTCGGCTAGGAATGGATTTTTCCCATTTTCCTTTCAACTTTTAAATAGGtttgttttttccttctttttctaaattaaagaaaataccTATGAACTTTGTACTTCATTTCAATGAAATTATCGCATTGCCCCTAGGTTAAAACAAAGCCAATTCCCTGTTTCTCCCTCTTGTCGCCTTCATCCCTCCCTCcctgttttgttttttcttttcccctCCATTTCCTATTTCTCCCTCCCCCTCTCGTCTTCTTTCCCCTCTCCTCCTTTCTCCCTTCCTTCTTCCACTTTGCTTTTTGTGCATTCTCTATTTCTCTCCACTATCATAAACAACTGCTCGAGCAAGAGCGAGAGCTCAAGCAAGATTGCGAGTGGATTTGCAATTTTGAGTGATATTATGAAGCATATTTCCTCTCATTCTTCAATCTATGGCCTTACACTTCTCTATTTCCTctatttttttccctctcttcttTTATGCCATCTTCCATACTCCAATTACAGAAACTATTTCCTTCAATCAATAAGATAAATGGAATCATCAAGTGTCTTTTAGGATTTGAATGTTTTGACTACGTTAATAGTTGAGTGAGAGTTAATATGTTTGAGTTTTAATAAACATGAAGAAAGACATACGGAGAATTTGGGCAATACACTACAACAatgatttttccttttaagtCTTTTCAGCATATTGGGTGATTTGACGTGCTTAGCAGCGTGTGAGGACAAGGTGGACCCATATGTCGATTTAGAGTATGTGGACTTCCCACCGGAAGTACGTTCCTGTGATGTTGTTGCATGTCAATTCGAGATGCTTCAAACATCAATTTTCCTGATGTATCAATCATTAGAACCACCACAATTTCATATGaatttcaaaggtttttatgaTATAAAATGCATTAAGGAACATGTTGTGCTAGCACACTCTTTATCTAGCTACAAAAATTGCTTACAACTTTGAGTTTTTCTAATGCATTGAGGTTAACATTAGCCCAATTTTTGATGCCAAAATAACTTGTTATCACAAGTTATCAAGTACCTATATGAGTTGTTTCAAATTGATAACTTCAAATGATTGATTGTTTAGGTGTTGAAATTTCTTATATCTATGTCTGGGCTTGCTAAAAAATGAGAGAGCTCCTCTTGTTTACTTGGTAGTTTCAGAGACTGAGAAATGGAAGAAAGATATTAAAAAGGTATtgaaaaagagagggaaaacgAGCAGAAATGTAGAAGTGTTAGGCCATAGATTGAAGTAGAGAATAGAAAGGAAATGGAAGAGGGTGATGgggtttaaatttatataacaaTTTTGTACATATGCTATAATAGGAAGGGTATTATTGAAAGTTTTGGATAGAATACAAGTATTcttgaaacaaaatttgaaatttaggaGTATGTTCTACAATAGtcttacatatatatattcccTTTATTCATGGAAGAGAAATGGAGTTTCCATGAAGTTCCAAAGATCAAGTTATGGTTAGGTAAATTTAGGTaggttttttatttgtttattatcattatatttttatttttattcttattcttgttcttgttcttgttcttgttattattattttttttttttttgcagttaatttcatgtaattaatgAAGTGAGAGCAAAAAAGTCATTTTGCCTACTGAAATTTCATTAACATAATGAAGAATAATAATcttaaaaaaagtttagaacttatttttaaaaagtaggtCGTTTATACTCGCAAACgatttgggttataatagtaacTTTCCATCTCTTACTAGATGACAAGAAGCTACTAGAGGACAAACCTGTTAGTTTGAACTTTTTTtagatatataaatttaaaagtaatatcTCAAAGGGTATCTTTCACTGTCTGAGAAAAGAGAAGGGATTGGACATATGTTAATAGTATGTGTTTCTATGAATGAACTTCTAATGGTTACACTTTATTTTTGGTGCATGATGCTGCAATACATAGTCACTTTCCGAACTTTTCCTTGCTTGGTGTAGAGCAGCTGGGTTCCCAAGAGGAAAGGAGAGGAATATTAAATGTAATGGCCTCTGAGAGGGAAGTTTTTGAACTTTCAGGGCCATTACACATGGCTCCTATTGATTGGTAAGaataaactcttcaattttgatgaaaatataAGTTTTTAGAGGTTGAGTTCAGATTTCAGGAAGTCTTTTTAGTTGATTGTGTCTCCAAATTTGTTCACTTAAGTcgcatttggtaatcatttcattttttatttttgaaaattaacctgTAAACATTTCTCCcctctctaaatttcttgttttgttatctactttttacaaatgttatagaaaaaaccaagtcattttaaaaacttaaaaagtagtttttaaaaacttgtctttgtttttagaatttgacttggttttttataGCATTGTAATTTGTACATGAGCCAAGTTCTTGTGATGGCTTTTCAATAATGTTTTAATTCGTTAACAGGGATTTTAAATTAGTCTAGTTGAGCAGGCGATAACATTATGACTGCAGGGAGAATGCTGATCACAGAAGGTCAGTTGCTGCTTGTTTGGTCCAAGGTGTTTACATTTTAGAACGGGACCGCCAGGAGAAGCGTCAAGGCTCGGAGGCCTTTGCTCCCCGCTGGTGGGAATTCTGCCACTTTCGGTTGCTTCGTCAGCTCGTTGACGATGTCGACTCTTCCATTTTTGGTGCCGTTTATGAATTCAAACCTTTGCTGCTCCAAGGTCACCACAAGGTTGATGGAAGTCCCCGCTTTGTGATTGCCTTCCGGGGCACCTTAACCAAACCAGATTCCGTCTCTCGTGACATAGAGTTAGATCTTCACCTCATTCAAAATGGTCTGCATCGGACATCACGTTTCGAGATTGCGATGCAAGTGGTTCGGAACATGGTTGCTACTGTTGGTGACTCAAATCTCTGGTTAGCTGGCCATTCCCTCGGGTCAGCCATGGCAATGCTTGCTGGAAGAACCATGGCAAGAACAGGCATTTTCCTCAAATCATATCTCTTCAATCCTCCATTCTTTGCCGCACCGATCGAGAGAATCAAGGACAAGAAACTAAAACATGGATTAAGGATTGCCGGCAGTGTTATCACTGCAGGACTTGCTCTTGCTTTGAAGGCTAAAAGTAATGATAACCAAAGAAATGGAGTTGAGGAGCCATTTTTTGCCATAGCAGCATGGGTTCCTTCTTTGTTTGTCAACCCATCAGACCATGTAGGATCAGAGTACATTGGATATTTTGAACACAGGAAGAACATGGAAGATATCGGTGCTGGAAGTATCGAGAGATTAGCGACGCAGAATTCAATTGGTGGTCTTTTGATGAATGCATTTGGGAGGGAATCTGAGCCAATTCATCTCATTCCATCAGCAAATTTGGTTATAAATCTATCTCCAGCACAAGACTTTAAACAAGCTCATGGCATTCATCAATGGTGGCAACCACATTTGCAATTGCAGTCAAAGATCTATGAGTactcctaatttttttttttcctgcttTTGAACTTGTGAGATGTGTAATTTCTTAATGTTGTATGTATGGTGGATTGACATTTGAGAGTTGCTTCTTCTTTGTTTATAACTTGATGAGAGAAACCTGTTTATTGATAACCACTCCAAGGTAGTTCATTTCAGGTATGTCCCCCATCCTCTTAGGTTTGGATTCCTCAAAATCATGCCCCAAACACCTACATTTGGTAAACCTCAAAAAACATAGTAAGAGTAGTGGCAAACAAAGaaattctcttatttaatttttcactCCCGCGAAATTCATTTTGCAGAGGCGTTTAATTGAAAGGAATAAGTTAAATGGTTTtcagttttattttctttcaatttcaatAGTTAAATTTTCACTATGATTTTTCAGTTGAATGGTTAATTCCTCacccaaaaaaataataataaaaaaaaacttgcattttaaagggaaaaaaattcttaaacctCTTGTTAGAAATAAAATGAGAGTTCATATTAAGTTATCTTAAATAATTATCTATGCATAagatttaaaaatagttttatttgttttttagaaagaaaaacaataaccaAAGAATTATGATAATttatagaaatataagttattgtatatttttacttagaataattaAGGAAAATTAGAGGAAAATACATTAGCTTGATATGAAATTCATGTATATAATTATACTTTGTATTCATGCTACAGTTATAGACGCATAGTTCAATTTGTATGCAGAAAACCATGCATTGAGCAAAAAACACAAAGAGAGAAAACGACAAATGCATGGCAGTGGATATCAAATCAATATGTAAGTTGGTAGTTGATTTGAGACATCCCGCTACAAAACCAATGAACCTATGATGCGAGCAGTTGCCACATTAGAGCatggaattaaatgcaaagGTATCACTGAATCACTCACTGAATCATTAGAAAGAGGCAAAGAAGCTCCCTTTTCTACGCCTATAAATATCCCATCCGAATTTTGCTAAGTATGAAACTTTTGATCAAGAGATTGGTTGAAGCTTTTCTCAAACTCCACCTCAAGTCCACCACTATCATCGATCTCTCAAGCTTTTCTTTGGATAATTCTAAGTGAGAACTCAGTCTTCTTCTCCGAAAAAGGAGAGactgttggatcgatatggcaaccctagaggggggtgattagggtttaattaaacctttttttttctaaattaacccaattaaactaattaatacactttttataaataataagaaaaattcaatttatgcaacaaataagacgacaaaaatgtgataatttaattctatcaaattttagcaaataaataagaacaaactaaaacatacaataaattgcttaaattaattgcaaaaataaaaaggaaagagttagagaagaagacatcgtaatttttatagtggttcggtcaaacttgaccaactccactccccaagcacctcttgggaatttgaataaaatctttccgactctttacacggattagagcccaactgttacaccaccgctccttttacgggttcaagagcaaaccgatcctttccacggtttaggatcaactcgttacaaatgttgaaattttttaagaacacaatacaactctcactagagtgaatttacaagtttaaggactcaacaaatttatcctcacaatacaataacactctctcaagaataagattaaaaaattgggaacttagagagagcaacaatggaacttttgagttttggaggattatgaaatgtaaaatttgttggtttaaaatttggagaggaagatggattatatagagatggaaaaatttttagaaatcacaattaatttggaccattggattttggaaaagaaaaatcaatggtggagattttaaactaaactaatcgttagatacaaacaaaatataatattaaattccttttcttttgaaattcattttctttttaaaattaatccaaaaaaataaaatacatgtGTCCaaaaactagccattagacacaaacataaaataatattaaatttcattttcctttattcattttctttttaaattcattctctttaaagttaatccaaaaataaaactaaccgttagacacaaacagaaaaataatattaaatttattttcctttttaatttctttttaatttcaatttttttattttaaatcatccaaaaatcaaaagtccatcataggttaatctcttaatgatccaccattcaaccaatatgctgccacattctacatgcaaatggtctggttatgccacgtcatccaccgtggtattttctctatagacttgtttcgatCATATCATCTTCATTTTAgttccgatttgagtgattcaagaggtgttggaatcgttgtttcgagctctacgctatggacatattaaaacactaagatttttagtaattaaaaattgagtttgttatcatcaaaacattaaaattaattaatttgagattaaggaccaaaaagccaacaatctctccttttttgatgataacaaaccattcatgaaaaatagcttgaaatacaagtgaaccatatgtagcacaaataataaaattcaacatatcactataaaaagatcattcttgaaattcactcaaaaaataaatttctcccctaatttaatacaatcaaaatcataataaatttatagcatatttttcttaaacttctccccctttggaatcattaaaaagaataattaagaaaaatttagaactacataaatgtttcccttaaaaacatgaacataaatttagcacaactcccctaagaatattaacacatgctttccatatctccccctatcaaaatgccttctaaaaatttaacaaataaaattataaaaacaagaGGCATCAAACAACGATAATACTgagctcaagcctattttttggcaaaagttttcttcattcaaaggcttggtaaaaatatccgctaattgattattagagcctacaaattcaggagtaatattatcatttttgcACATGCTCTTTAACAAAGTGGTgtctaatatcaatatgcttagtcctagaatgatgtataggatttttagtcaaattaatagcactagtattatcacaaaatataggcacattatcaaactttaatccaaaatcataaAGAGTTTTGTTTCATTAAAGAATTTAAGCACAACACTACAACTGCAATATATTCCGTTCGGTAGTGGATAAGGCAAccgaatttttctttttactaaaccaagaaactaagAAACTACCAAAAAtgacaagtcccactagtactcttacggtcaagtaaactacccACAAAATTCGCATCAgaatatcctaccaaattaaatttaacatttctaggataccataagcctaaatcaatagtaccaagcaatatttaaaaaattctttaacggcatgtaaatgtgattccttaggacaagattgaaatctagcacaaatACATAACACTAACATAAATATCGGGTCTACTAGCgattaaataaagtaaagattcaatcatacctctataaatttttatatctacacacttacctttttcatccttgtcaGCTTAGTGGATGTGCTCATAAGAAGTTTTTGCATTTTTACCTTCATTGATTTGAGCCTTTTGAGCAAAtcccttgtgtatttttcttaacTTATGAAAATACCATCCCTGAGTTGTtttgatttggagtccaaggaaGAAGCTAAGTTCTCCCATCATACTATCTCAATTACTAAATGTCTACACTTAtgaaaattcttcacacaaagatggattagtagaaTCAAAaatatatcatccacatatatttgtactaaaagcatatcattttctttagtcttaataaaaagagtagtatcaattttaaacccattttaaatccattctcaAGCAAAGAAATTACTAAGTCTATCATACCAAGCTCTCGGGGCTTGTTTTAAAGCCATAAAGAACCTTTTTCAACTTATAGACATGATTAGAAAAAATCAAAACCTTTCAAACCCCGGAggttgttctacataaacttcctccatgatataaccatttaaaaaatgcactttcacatccatttgatacaaaataaaattcttataaGAAGCAAAGTAAGCAACATTCTAAATagcttctaatctagcaacGGGTGCAAAAGTTTTTTTTCATAATCTATTGCTTCTTCTTGACAATAAccttgagctacaagtctagctttatttctaatgatatttccattttcatccattttatttctaaagacccCAATTATAGAAGCATGAGAGGGCCTAGGGACTAACTTCCAAActttattcctttcaaattgatttaattcttcttgcatagctaaaatccaaaattcatcatttttgacatctttaaaaactttttggttcaatttgagaaacaaaagcaagattattaaacatattaaagAGAGGACGAGTTTTCACACTTTTGTTCGGGATCACcagaatttaattatttaggaTGAGAAGGAGCATACCTCCACTCTATGGGCAATGGATGAAAGAACCaacttcgttcttttcggaTTTAAGGCTCACCTTCTTGccttatttgaaaacaatttccttgccttttgcactaacaagtaaatctccaaatttccttctaaaacaTCATTATATATAGCTCATTAGAAAATACATTACAAGATTTATCTACTTTACAGTGCATTAGATTCCTCAATTATAAGAGTTCTTTTATTGAAGAACTCGATAAAACTTATCTGTATAGAGTAATGAGCGACAAGGAGAACAAAGGATATAACACAACATTCCGTCATTAGatcaaattttccaagtttttctttgtatttcaaaataaaacatttgcaaccaaaaactgtgaaatacccaatatttggaattttgttatgCCAAAGTTCATAAGAAGTTTTATCAAAGAATgtctaattaaaactctatttaaaacataacaagcgATGTAAACGGTTTCCGCCCAAAAGTATGTAGGAAAACCATACTCATACAATATTGATCtagcaaattcttgcaaagtacgatttttcctttcaacactacaccgttttgttgaggagttTTTGGAGCGGAGAAATTAatgaagaaaaactattttttcttcaacaaaagtttcaaaagacattgctatcaaattctcctccatgatcactcataattttagaaataaaaaaaaccttttttgaactctttttgcaaaactagaaaagctttTTCAAAGTATCAACCTTATGTTTAGTATCAAACCCaaataaatcttgaaaaatcatcaactatcacaAAGGCATAAAAGTTCCCTCCAAAACTAGCAATTTCTAGAAGGGCCAAATAAGTCCATGTGTAATAGTTTGAAGGGGTCTAGTTGTAGAGAattacatttttagatttgaaagaggaTTTGGTTGCttacccatttgacaagcataacaaactttgtctttttcaaatttaaatttgggaagaaactctaaccaaagaattcttagaaatatttgaaattaagtgcatgCTGCAATGTCTAGTCTTCTATGCATAACCAAGAATCATTATGCAAAGTTcgataaacatttatcatataggacaatcattcaaatcaatagtatataacattttcatctctatttccaacaaatataacttttctatcactagcattttcaatgatgcaattctttttatcaaaacAACAACTCTAAAGCTtttatcacacaattgactaatactaagtaaatcatgcttcaaaccatcaaccaaaaagtacattttcaattaaaatagaagaattcATTACTTATATAcctttaccaattattttaACCTTTCTTTGGTGTCACAAAAAGGTTTTACAAGACCTCCAtcctttttggagagagagacaaaACTTGGATGGGTCTCCCGGCATGTGCCTCGAGCAaaccactatccaagtaccacttgtttttcttagaggctttcaaacaaacctacaaacacaaatgttcaagtttgattctttggtaCCCATACTTGTTTGGGTCCTAGATGGTTAGTATTGACAT
Proteins encoded:
- the LOC120068422 gene encoding GDSL esterase/lipase At4g10955-like, which encodes MASEREVFELSGPLHMAPIDWENADHRRSVAACLVQGVYILERDRQEKRQGSEAFAPRWWEFCHFRLLRQLVDDVDSSIFGAVYEFKPLLLQGHHKVDGSPRFVIAFRGTLTKPDSVSRDIELDLHLIQNGLHRTSRFEIAMQVVRNMVATVGDSNLWLAGHSLGSAMAMLAGRTMARTGIFLKSYLFNPPFFAAPIERIKDKKLKHGLRIAGSVITAGLALALKAKSNDNQRNGVEEPFFAIAAWVPSLFVNPSDHVGSEYIGYFEHRKNMEDIGAGSIERLATQNSIGGLLMNAFGRESEPIHLIPSANLVINLSPAQDFKQAHGIHQWWQPHLQLQSKIYEYS